CATATTAATTTTCAAAACTCTTTATAGATGCTGAAAGCATATATTGTTTttactgtgcatgtgtgtgtatgtgatgtGTGTCTGCCATTAtctcacttccaacttatggtgaccctatgaattaatgacctctgaAACATCAACAGTCTTGCTAAGGTCTTGCAAATGGAGGCTCCTGGTTCCCTTGACTGAGTCCATCCGTCTTCTTTTCTGAccaccttcagcttttcctttcaTGAttgtgtacttttttttttaaaaaaagggttgCATTGTTCCTTTCTGAGCACAGTTTCTTCTGTTCATTTCCATCTCACCCATCCCAATTGATGATTCCTCATTTTATTTGAAAAGGgagaagttcctgttggcagcagaggatgggacccacGGGAATGAGATTAAACTAGGTGTTGAAtgttatcagctagatatcaggtgtttctccccccccccccaacacacacacagtcagAATAGCTCAGCAGttcagttgcctaaggaggtggtgatatTCTCCCTACTGGTGGTCatcaagcagcagctgagcagatactcatcctggatgttctaggctgatcctgcattgagcagggggatggactagatggccggtatggccccttccaattctatgattctatgagatacaTTAAGATACATCTCTTCATCTCACTGAGTACTTATCTGCCAACAATTCTGTGTgcatccttctttctctctttttctctgtatAAGCATCACTCTCACCTTTTCTGTTCTCCACACtcattctatttttttaaaatctgtgtaaCTCATCAGCAATTTCTCTTTTTTCATATCACAAGAGTTCCTACACAACGTGTGGCTCCCATATTGTTGGTGTGGCTCTATCTACCATCATCCTGTTGTCTGTTCTAGTagtaaacttccccccccccccccctcttcttcatGCTTACACCTCCGGTCCTTCATTCCTTCTCATCTGTCTGCTAAGTATTCTTCTCTTTCATCTCCATTCCTCCAAATGAATGTATCTTTACTAATGTATGCAATGATTTCTTTATTGTCATGGGAGAATCCACATTGAATTGTGTGCCCAGGCCACATTTTAGAAAGTTAAACCCTGTATCTTAGATTTAGCCCAGTGGGAGattattttccttgtcagttttaGCCCATCTCAAGTTTGAAGGAAATATTGGAGAacaaataaaacaagaataaTTGGTTTTCCACAGTTACTCTTCAATGTCTGTTGAGTTCCTTGATGTACTCGAGTGAAGATATCCACCCATTATTTCTGCACATTAATAAGGGTGACGTTATGACTTTGAGCAACTGTTCAAGGGTGGAGGAGTTCATTCTTCTTGGCTTCCCACACAGGGGGGGAATAAATATTGCTTTGTTTGTGGTTATCCTTGTGTTCTACATGTTGACGATTACAGGGAACAGTCTGATCATTGTGATTGTCAGAATGGATCACCAACTCCAGAagcccatgtacttcttccttagcaacctctcttgccttgggaTGGGGCACACAACAACCATCATCCCCAAGATGTTAGTCAATCTTCTTCTGGAAAAGTCCACCATCTGCTTCTACTGCTGCATGGTGCAGATGTTCAGTTTCTTCTACTTTGGCGTGACCGAATTTTTCATCCTGACCGCCATATCTTTCGACCGGTACTTAGCGATCTGCAAGCCCCTGCAGTATAGCACCATCATGACTTCCAGTCTCTGCCTTCAGCTTGCAGTGGCAGCCTGGGCGGGGGGCTTCTTCTTTATCATTTCTCAGATGATAATGATGGCAGCCCTTCCCTTCTGCGACTCTGACACCATCAATCATTTCTACTGCGACACAGGGCCATTGTTGAAAATTGCGGGCGGGGAAACAGAGCTGATCGAGGTCCTCAATTTCTTGGTGGCTGTGTCTGTGGTCCTGACCTCTCTGCTCCTGACGGTGATCTCTTATATCTTCATCATCGCCACAATTCTCCGCATCCCTTCCTCCAGTGGGCAGAAGAAGGCCTTCTCCACCTGTACCTCCCACCTGACTGTGGTGAGCATATACTATGGAGCAGTCATGTTCATCTATTTCAGGCCTAGCCTGACAAAGTCCTCTTTCAGCCTCAATAAAGCCATCTCTTTGCTGAACACTGTGGTCATCCCCATGCTAAACCCTTTCATATACACTATTAGGAACATGGAAGTGAAAGAGGCCTTAGGGAAAGTCTTAAGAAGAAAGGCACTGGCTTCGGGGAAAAGTCTTCCTAAAAGGGAAGTGCAGAGACACGGTCATCAGATCAACAGGTCTCAGACTCTAAAGAGgatcagcacttggatgggagactgctcaGGGAGAGTCTTCAAAGGAAGGCAATGAGAAACCACACCTgttcctcacttgccttgaaagtcctcaCTGGCATCAACGTAAGTTCATTGTGACTTGAGAACATTTATGGACATAGCCAAGTATCTGAACTCACAACGCTGTCATAACTTTCCCAGGTCCCGGTACAAAATGACTCCTAGTTCACAGTTGCATCATTAAGCTAGAATTGACCACCATTTTCTACAGTGTTTGCTTGCATATTGTTAtctcttctgttttctgttatGCCGATGACTTGTTGGTCTATGTGCATTACTAAAAGAATAGAATGGACATTTACAATGCcaaatttggggggaggagggagaggtagaagaggaggaggaagaagagttagttttttgtactcctctttttactacccacaGGAATAAAGGAATCACCTCCACTGGCTTCaaaaaagcagaggagggaggatcAAATCCCTTGAAGGTCACAGGGAAATGACAGCTAGTCCTAGCCAATTTGGGAATAGAGTCACCAACAGCAGATTGGAACATTCCTGGagttttgagggtggagtcttgAGGAGGGCACTCAGTGTGTTGTAATGCTAAACGTtcctccctgcaaagcagccattttcttcaagagaactaatctctgtcaacCGGAGatcataattctgggagaccatcaggccccatctggaggacaGAATCTTAAAGTTCTGTTCAGGAGTAGAGTAAGTGACCCTGGAAGTAGACATGGCTAAAAGGGAGAATTAAAGAGAATTGGAGAGACAAGGATCTGTTGTGCTATGGGCAGATAGAAAGGATGCTATAATCTAGGGTCAGCTGCGCTGAAAAAGGAGTGAAGGATTAATTTTTGTTACCACTCAGCCATTAATAAATCTATAGTTTAACCCATCTGTTTGAGTCTTCATTTCCCAAGTACAGGTAAGCAGTCGTTACAATGGAAACCATGTGTTAAGTTCCCACAATTccacctgctatttttttttcctggggtctACAGATACATTTGCACCCTTGAAGCTACTGGAACGGATTCAAGCAGTCATTATTTGTTCTGGTTTCTCAGTTTCGCATTTCATACATTGAGAGTTAAACACCAAATTTAAAGACCTGGTCCTTCCCCCACTGTATCTGAAAGAGCCACCTGTTCCTCCCATGGCCATGTGGTAGCTCACATAATCCAGTTCTTACAGCTTCCCTTGGGAATCTCACTGCTATTTATCCTAAAAATCTGAAGTCCTTTTGATTTGCCCTATTcaacaaaacaatattttttgTGTGTACTTGAACCATAGACAACCAGGGATCTCTCCAAGACCCAAGAGATGCatcatggtggagtggttaaagggttaaatctggagaactgaacaCTGCTTTGAGCAACAAGATAGTTAGTGTGGTAAAATGGCTGTGGCATTCTTGGGTTACTCATTGGGGGTGCCATTTTGCCTACTTATACCTTGTTTGACATGCTAAGTCATCTACAGGCTAGCCCCAGGACTGTGTTGTCAAAGCCTTCCATGATAACAATCCTTAGCTTGAAACATTGTCAGAAACGAAGCAAGTCGTGGAGAGCCTTCTCCTACTATGAACTACTTGATTGGGTTCAGCCAATCCGGTTTCATGTAGTGGCTGGCTGGATAGCCCTGGAAGGTCTTCATTGTTATTATTGATGAGattgatataccaccctcctgaaaTCAGCTCAGAGTGGCATGCATCAAGAATAAAATgcgtaaataaataatattccaaGTGAAATTTTAGGCAGTTCTAAAACAACTGTTGAAATGAATCCATCTCTAGGAGCAGCTATCTGGTCATAAACTGGCTGTGTCTCTCCAGAAGTTTTCTCCTTTGGGTATTTCTGATAGGGGGCCAGTAGCTGTTCtcagttcactggcc
The Paroedura picta isolate Pp20150507F chromosome 16, Ppicta_v3.0, whole genome shotgun sequence genome window above contains:
- the LOC143826539 gene encoding olfactory receptor 6X1-like, which gives rise to MTLSNCSRVEEFILLGFPHRGGINIALFVVILVFYMLTITGNSLIIVIVRMDHQLQKPMYFFLSNLSCLGMGHTTTIIPKMLVNLLLEKSTICFYCCMVQMFSFFYFGVTEFFILTAISFDRYLAICKPLQYSTIMTSSLCLQLAVAAWAGGFFFIISQMIMMAALPFCDSDTINHFYCDTGPLLKIAGGETELIEVLNFLVAVSVVLTSLLLTVISYIFIIATILRIPSSSGQKKAFSTCTSHLTVVSIYYGAVMFIYFRPSLTKSSFSLNKAISLLNTVVIPMLNPFIYTIRNMEVKEALGKVLRRKALASGKSLPKREVQRHGHQINRSQTLKRISTWMGDCSGRVFKGRQ